A window from Primulina huaijiensis isolate GDHJ02 chromosome 13, ASM1229523v2, whole genome shotgun sequence encodes these proteins:
- the LOC140991720 gene encoding probable 2-oxoglutarate-dependent dioxygenase SLC1, translating into MSPAALMAVSGKLRNQDSMEIQYQKGVKNLYENGIEHVPRKYILPVSERPNVIDSEKSSEPEMINLQLPVIDFAELQGCNRAQVLKSLAHACENYGFFQLVNHGIPDEIISNAVNVSRRFFELPLSEREKYMSADTSSPVRYGTSFNQANDGVFCWRDFLKLMCHPIQNVLHHWPSTPLDFRQLVAAYAEETRFLFLMLVEAIVESLGLKDKKGTESDKNDDADDSLSLLSKEFENGSQLMVVNCYPPCPEPDLTLGMPPHSDYGFLTLLLQDEVKGLQIHHRDTWVTVQPVPGSFVVNVGDHLEIFSNGRYKSVLHRVLVNTTKYRVSVASLHSLPITSTVRPSPKLISEGSPRRYKDTDFASFLEYIQSHDCRKKNFLESRKLKL; encoded by the exons ATGTCTCCAGCTGCATTAATGGCAGTCTCGGGGAAACTAAGGAATCAGGATTCCATGGAAATCCAGTACCAGAAAGGAGTAAAAAACCTGTATGAAAATGGGATCGAGCATGTTCCCCGGAAGTACATTCTGCCTGTTTCTGAAAGGCCAAATGTGATCGATAGCGAAAAATCCAGCGAACCGGAGATGATCAATCTTCAGCTGCCTGTAATTGATTTTGCTGAATTACAGGGATGTAATAGAGCACAAGTTCTCAAATCTCTCGCCCACGCCTGCGAAAATTATGGGTTTTTCCAG CTTGTGAATCATGGAATCCCAGATGAGATCATCAGCAACGCGGTGAACGTGAGCCGAAGATTTTTCGAGTTGCCGTTAAGCGAAAGGGAAAAGTACATGTCGGCGGACACGAGCTCGCCGGTGCGATACGGGACCAGTTTCAATCAGGCAAACGACGGCGTCTTTTGTTGGAGAGATTTTTTGAAGTTGATGTGTCACCCTATACAAAATGTTCTTCATCATTGGCCTTCTACTCCGCTGGATTTCAG GCAATTGGTGGCTGCGTACGCCGAAGAAACGAGATTCTTATTCCTAATGTTGGTGGAAGCCATAGTGGAAAGCCTGGGGCTAAAAGACAAGAAGGGAACAGAATCAGACAAGAATGACGATGCCGATGACTCGTTATCATTATTATCGAAAGAATTCGAGAATGGGAGCCAGCTAATGGTTGTTAACTGCTACCCGCCATGTCCCGAACCTGATTTGACTCTTGGAATGCCACCTCATTCAGACTACGGGTTTCTCACTTTGCTGCTACAAGACGAGGTCAAGGGTCTCCAGATACACCACCGAGATACATGGGTCACCGTCCAACCCGTGCCGGGATCCTTTGTCGTAAACGTCGGAGATCACCTCGAG ATATTCAGCAACGGTAGATACAAAAGCGTGTTACACAGAGTTCTTGTAAATACTACAAAGTATCGCGTTTCAGTTGCATCCTTGCACAGTCTTCCAATCACAAGTACGGTGCGTCCGTCGCCTAAGCTTATCAGCGAGGGAAGCCCGAGGCGGTACAAAGATACAGATTTTGCTAGCTTTCTTGAGTATATCCAATCGCACGACTGCAGAAAGAAGAATTTTCTCGAGTCCAGGAAATTGAAATTGTAA